CGAGAACCGCCCGGGCGCCGGCGGCAACCTGGGTGCCGACCTGGTGGCCAAGGCCCCGCCGGACGGCAACACCCTGGTCATGGGCGCGGTGGCGACCCACGCGATCAATCCCTGGCTGTACGCCCACGTCCCCTACGACCCGATCCGCGACTTCGCGCCCATCACCCTGGTGGCCCGCGTGCCGAATGTGCTGGTGCTGAATGCCGAAAGCGCCACCCGGCTCAAGATCAACAGCCTGCAGGACCTGCTGGCCTACGCCCGGAAGAACCCCGGCAAGCTGAACTACGGCTCGGGGGGCAACGGCAGCGCCGGCCACCTCGCCGGTGAGATGTTCAAGAGCCTCGGCAAGGTCAGCATGGTGCACATCCCTTATGCAGGCGCCGCGCCGGCGCAGCTCGGGCTGCTGTCGGGCCAGGTGGACCTGAACTTCGACAACCTCGCCTCGGCCGCCGCCAACATCCGCTCAGGCAAGCTCAAGGCGCTGGCGGTCACTACCGACCAGCGCAGCCCGGCCATGCCCGAGCTGCCGACGGTGGCCGAAGCCGGCCTGCCCGGCTTTGCGGTGGACACCTGGTTCGGCCTGTTCGCACCCGCGAAGACGCCGCCCGAGACGGTCGCCCAGCTCAACAAGGCCTTTGTCACGGTGCTGCAGCTGCCGGAGGTCAAGACGCGCTTCGCCAGCTTCATGGCCGAGCCGGCGCCCACCTCGCCGCAGCAGTTCGGCGAGCTGGTGAAGTCGGAACTGGCCAAGTACCGCGGCGTGGTGCAGCGCAGCGGCGCCAAGATCGAGTGACGCCGGCAGAGCCGCAGCGGCCGCTGAAGGAATGCAGCGACCGGGCTCGATGCACGGAGGCGGCTGGCTTCGCCAGCCAGGGCCAGCCGCCGGCCCCGCTCGGCTCGGCTCGGCTCGGCTCGGCAGCGTTGCCCACCGATGCCGGTGGCGCATCGGCGAGGGCAGGCCATCACCTCATTGGGGAAGCGCCGGCCATCACGGCAGCCCTTTCGACGTCGGGCAAGGGCCCGCGCACCGGCCTCACCCGTGTAGCCGGGCCGCACCTCCGGCCATGAAAAACGGCCGCCCAAGGCGGCCGTCGGCGGCGGGAGGGCCACTCGGGCGCGGTCACTCGCCGAGGTAGGCGGCCCGCACGCGCGGATCGTTCAGCAGCTGGTCGGCCGGGCCGTCCATCGTGACCTCGCCGGACTCCATCACGTAGCCACGGTTGGCCAGGGCCAGCGCACGGCTGGCGTTCTGCTCGACCAGCAGCACGGTGACGCCCTGCTTGTGGATGTCGTTCACGACCTCGAAGATCTTGTCGACCATGATCGGCGACAGGCCCATCGAGGGCTCGTCCAGCAGCAGCAGCTTGGGACGGGCCAGCAGCGCGCGGCCCATGGCCAGCATCTGCTGCTCGCCGCCCGACATGGTGCCGGCCAGCTGGTTGCGGCGCTCCTTCAGGCGGGGGAACAGCTCGAACACCTTCTCGATGTCGGCGTCGATCTCCTTCTTGTCCTTGCGGGTGAAGGCGCCCATCAGCAGGTTCTCGGTGATGGTCATGCGGGTGAAGGTACCGCGGCCTTCAGGCACCATCACCAGGCCTTGCTTCACCAGGTCCCAGGCGCCCTTGCCGGTGCAGGGCTGGCCCAGGTACTCGACCGAGCCGCTGGCGATGGGCTGGGTGCCGGTGATGGCCTTCAGCGTGGTGGTCTTGCCAGCGCCGTTGGCGCCGATCAGGCTGACGAGTTCGCCTTGCTTGACTTCGAGCGACACGCCCTTGACGGCCTGGATGCCGCCGTAGGCGACCTTCAGGCCGCTGATCTTGAGGATGGTCTGGGTCATCTTCGAACGCTTTCGTATCAGGGGCGAGCTCAGTGGGCGGCGTGTCCGGCGCCGAGGTAGGCCTCGATCACCTTCTCGTTGCGCTGCACGTCGTAAGGCGTGCCTTCGGCGATCTGCTTGCCGTAGTCGAGCACCGTGACGCGGTCGCACAGGCCCATCACCAGCTTCACGTCGTGCTCGATCAGCAGGATGGTGCGGCCGTCCTTGCGGATGCGGTCGATCAGTTCACGCAGCACCACCTTCTCGGTGGCGTTCATGCCGGCCGCCGGCTCGTCGAGCGCAATCAGCTTGGGCTCGGTGGCCAGGGCGCGGGCGATCTCCAAGCGGCGCTGGTCGCCATAGCTCAGCGTGCGGGCCTTGAAGTCGGCGTACTTGCCGATGCCCACGTAGTCCAGCAGCTGCAGCGCCCGCTCGCGGATGCGCTGCTCCTCTTCCTTGAAGGCTTTGGTGCGGAACACCGCGCCGACCAGGCCAGAGCCGGTGCGGACATGGCGGCCGACCATCACGTTCTCGACCGCCGTCATGTCGGCGAACAGGCGGATGTTCTGGAAGGTCCGCGCGATGCCGGCCTTGGCCACTTCATGCACCGCCGACGGCTTGTAGGCCTTGCCTTCCAGCTCGAACACGCCCGAATCGGGCACGTAGAGGCCGGTGATCACATTGAAGAAGGTGGTCTTGCCGGCGCCGTTCGGGCCGATCAGGCCGTACACCTGGCCGCGGCCGATCTGGATGCCGACATCCGACAGGGCTTGCAACCCGCCGAAGCGCTTGGAGACGCCGGCGACCTTCAGGACGATGTTGTCGTTGCTCATCTTCTGTGCTCCCTCACTTCACGGCCGGCTGGGGGGCCGCCTTGCCATGCTCAGGCGCGGGCCACAAGCCGCGCGGCCGCAGGAGCATCACGATGATCATGGCCAGCGCGATCAGCAGCTGGCGCAGGATGGCGGCGTCGAGCCGGCCGTCGGTCATTTGCTGCAGGGGGCCGGCGACGTAGCGCAGCACTTCCGGCAGCGCGGCCAGCAGCAACGCGCCCAGCACCACACCCGGCAGGTGGCCGAGGCCGCCCAGCACCACCATCGCGACGATCATCACCGACTCCATCAGGCTGAAGGACTCGGGCGAGATGAAGCCCTGGAAGGCCGCGAACATCGAGCCCGAGACGCCGCCGAAGGTGGCGCCCATGCCGAAGGCCAGCAGCTTCATGTTGCGCACGTTGATGCCCATCGCCTTGGCGGCGGTGTCGTCTTCGCGGATGGCCATCCAGGCGCGGCCGATGCGCGAGTTCTGCAGGTTGTGGCAGATCACGATGGACAGCAGCACCAGCGCCATGAACAGGTAGTAGTACAGCACCACCGGCGGCAGGCGGTAGTCGCCGATCATCAGCGGCGAGCCGAAGTCGAAGCCGAAGAAGCGCATCGAGTCGATGCCGCTCAGGCCGCGCGGACCGTTGGTGATGTTGACCGGGTACTCCAGGTTGTTCATGAACACCCGGATGATCTCGCCGAAGCCGAGCGTCACGATGGCGAGGTAGTCGCCACGCAGCCGCAGCACCGGGGTGCCGAGCAGCACGCCGGCCAGGGCGGCCACGCCGGCGGCCAGCGGGACGATCAGCCAGATCGGCGTGTGCAGGCCGTTCGGGAACATGGCGGCGATGGCCGGGAAGGTCTCGAACAGGTGCGGGGAGGCCATCAGCGCGAAGAGGTAGGCCCCCACCGCATAGAAGGCCACGTAGCCGAGGTCGAGCAGGCCGGCATAGCCCACCACGATGTTCAGGCCGAGCGCGAGCATCACGTACAGCAGCGCCAGGTCGATGATGCGCACCCAGCCCTGGCCGAAGTGCAGCGCGACGTGCGGCAGGATGAACAGCAGCGCGCCGATCAGCACGAAGGAAAGCAGCTTGTTTTTTTGCAGCATGGCAATGTCTCCAGGCGGTCAGGCGCGATCCGCCACGCGCTCGCCGAGCAGACCCGAGGGACGCAGGGTCAGCACCAGGATCAGGACAACGAAGGCAAAGATGTCGGCGTAGTGGCTGCCCAGCACGCCGCCGGTGAGCTCGCCGAGGTAGCCGGAGCCGATCGCTTCGATGAGGCCCAGCAGCACGCCGCCGACCATCGCGCCGGTGAGGTTGCCGATGCCGCCGAACACTGCCGCCGTGAAGGCCTTCAGGCCCGGCAGGAAGCCCATGGAGTGCTGCACGGTGCCGTAGTTGGCCGCCCACATCACGCCGGCCACCGCCGCCAGGGCGGCACCGATGATGAAGGTGGCGGAGATCACCATGTCAGGCCGCACGCCCATCAGGCTGGCCACGCGCGGGTTTTCCGCGGTGGCACGCATGGCCCGGCCCAGCTTGGTCTTGTTGACCAGCCACAACAGGCCGATCAGCAGCACGCCGGTGGTGGCCAGGATCAGCAGCTGGGTGACCGTGATCACGGCGCCCATCACAGGCACCACCTCGGTCGGCAGCAGCAGCGGGTAGGGCTTGGGATTGGGCTTCCAGAGGATCATGGCGAGCGTCTGGAGCAGGATGGACATGCCGATCGCGGTGATCAGCGGCGCCAGGCGTGGCGCATTGCGCAGCGGCCGGTAGGCGATCTTCTCGATGGCGAAGTTCAGCGCCGAGCAGACGACGATCGCGCACAACAGCGAGATCAACATCATCGCCCAGCCCGGCATGCCGGGCGTCGCCTCCTGCAGGAAGCTGACCACCGTCCAGCTGGTCAGGGCGCCCACCATCAGCACCTCGCCGTGCGCGAAGTTGATCAGGCTGATGATGCCGTAGACCATCGTGTAGCCGAGTGCCACGAGCGCATACATGCTGCCCAGCACCAGACCATTGATGATCTGTTGGAGAAAGATGTCCATCCGTCGGTCTCCGAGGAAAAGTAAATGTCGGCTTGGAGCAAAAACCGGGCCCGCCTAAGCACCTGGACGTCGGCAGGATTCAGCATCGCGCCTCCCCCCAACCGCGGCCAGCAGCG
This genomic stretch from Eleftheria terrae harbors:
- a CDS encoding Bug family tripartite tricarboxylate transporter substrate binding protein, with translation MNRRLWLQTQAALAAGLCTPSLLRAQNRIVKLVVPYPAGGPLDAIARVLAERAREQLGTVIVENRPGAGGNLGADLVAKAPPDGNTLVMGAVATHAINPWLYAHVPYDPIRDFAPITLVARVPNVLVLNAESATRLKINSLQDLLAYARKNPGKLNYGSGGNGSAGHLAGEMFKSLGKVSMVHIPYAGAAPAQLGLLSGQVDLNFDNLASAAANIRSGKLKALAVTTDQRSPAMPELPTVAEAGLPGFAVDTWFGLFAPAKTPPETVAQLNKAFVTVLQLPEVKTRFASFMAEPAPTSPQQFGELVKSELAKYRGVVQRSGAKIE
- a CDS encoding ABC transporter ATP-binding protein, which gives rise to MTQTILKISGLKVAYGGIQAVKGVSLEVKQGELVSLIGANGAGKTTTLKAITGTQPIASGSVEYLGQPCTGKGAWDLVKQGLVMVPEGRGTFTRMTITENLLMGAFTRKDKKEIDADIEKVFELFPRLKERRNQLAGTMSGGEQQMLAMGRALLARPKLLLLDEPSMGLSPIMVDKIFEVVNDIHKQGVTVLLVEQNASRALALANRGYVMESGEVTMDGPADQLLNDPRVRAAYLGE
- a CDS encoding ABC transporter ATP-binding protein, with the protein product MSNDNIVLKVAGVSKRFGGLQALSDVGIQIGRGQVYGLIGPNGAGKTTFFNVITGLYVPDSGVFELEGKAYKPSAVHEVAKAGIARTFQNIRLFADMTAVENVMVGRHVRTGSGLVGAVFRTKAFKEEEQRIRERALQLLDYVGIGKYADFKARTLSYGDQRRLEIARALATEPKLIALDEPAAGMNATEKVVLRELIDRIRKDGRTILLIEHDVKLVMGLCDRVTVLDYGKQIAEGTPYDVQRNEKVIEAYLGAGHAAH
- a CDS encoding branched-chain amino acid ABC transporter permease, producing MLQKNKLLSFVLIGALLFILPHVALHFGQGWVRIIDLALLYVMLALGLNIVVGYAGLLDLGYVAFYAVGAYLFALMASPHLFETFPAIAAMFPNGLHTPIWLIVPLAAGVAALAGVLLGTPVLRLRGDYLAIVTLGFGEIIRVFMNNLEYPVNITNGPRGLSGIDSMRFFGFDFGSPLMIGDYRLPPVVLYYYLFMALVLLSIVICHNLQNSRIGRAWMAIREDDTAAKAMGINVRNMKLLAFGMGATFGGVSGSMFAAFQGFISPESFSLMESVMIVAMVVLGGLGHLPGVVLGALLLAALPEVLRYVAGPLQQMTDGRLDAAILRQLLIALAMIIVMLLRPRGLWPAPEHGKAAPQPAVK
- a CDS encoding branched-chain amino acid ABC transporter permease produces the protein MDIFLQQIINGLVLGSMYALVALGYTMVYGIISLINFAHGEVLMVGALTSWTVVSFLQEATPGMPGWAMMLISLLCAIVVCSALNFAIEKIAYRPLRNAPRLAPLITAIGMSILLQTLAMILWKPNPKPYPLLLPTEVVPVMGAVITVTQLLILATTGVLLIGLLWLVNKTKLGRAMRATAENPRVASLMGVRPDMVISATFIIGAALAAVAGVMWAANYGTVQHSMGFLPGLKAFTAAVFGGIGNLTGAMVGGVLLGLIEAIGSGYLGELTGGVLGSHYADIFAFVVLILVLTLRPSGLLGERVADRA